One segment of Corynebacterium atrinae DNA contains the following:
- the tig gene encoding trigger factor, whose protein sequence is MKSSVEKLSDTRVKLTVNVPFEELTPEIDQAYAAIAQQVTLPGFRKGKAPRQLIDARYGRGPILEQVVNDMLPSRYQAACEENDLVVLGQPSVDITKIEDNDFVEFVAEVDVRPEIEVPDFSELAVEVPAIEVNDEAVEEEIDRLRGRFGELSDTNRKLKTGDFAIIDLKATVDGEIVDEATTEGLSYEIGQGDLIDGLDTALRGLKSDEDAEFTTTIVAGEHKDKEATVAVHVQQTKERKLPEFDDEFAQMASEFDTADELRESIKSQVEDSKKGEQAAAIRDEVLKAALAKTDFALPESIVDEQVHNQLHSLLGQMAHDEDALNEVLKSQGTTREEFDKQVHDDAENAVRTQLFLDTLAEQEEPEVSQQELTDHILFTAQSYGMDPSQFVGQLQQSGQIANLFADVRRGKALAAAICRVSVKDDQGNDVDVTQYFGEEDNATDDVEAESED, encoded by the coding sequence GTGAAGAGTTCCGTCGAGAAGTTGAGCGACACCCGCGTCAAGCTCACCGTCAATGTTCCTTTCGAGGAGCTGACCCCGGAGATCGACCAGGCCTACGCTGCCATCGCACAGCAGGTCACCCTCCCGGGCTTCCGTAAGGGCAAGGCTCCGCGCCAGCTTATCGACGCCCGCTATGGTCGCGGTCCGATCCTCGAGCAGGTCGTCAACGACATGCTTCCGTCCCGCTACCAGGCCGCCTGCGAGGAAAATGACCTCGTCGTGCTGGGTCAGCCGAGCGTCGACATCACCAAGATCGAAGACAATGACTTCGTCGAGTTCGTCGCTGAGGTGGACGTCCGCCCCGAGATCGAGGTCCCTGACTTCTCTGAGCTTGCCGTCGAGGTTCCGGCCATCGAGGTCAACGACGAAGCCGTTGAAGAAGAGATCGACCGCCTCCGTGGCCGCTTCGGTGAGCTGAGCGACACCAACCGCAAGCTCAAGACCGGCGACTTCGCCATCATCGACCTCAAGGCCACCGTCGACGGCGAGATCGTCGACGAAGCCACCACCGAGGGCCTGTCCTACGAGATCGGCCAGGGTGACCTCATCGACGGCCTCGATACCGCCCTGCGCGGGCTGAAGTCCGACGAGGATGCCGAGTTCACCACCACCATCGTCGCCGGTGAGCACAAGGACAAGGAAGCCACCGTGGCTGTCCACGTCCAGCAGACCAAGGAGCGCAAGCTCCCCGAGTTCGACGACGAGTTCGCTCAGATGGCTTCCGAGTTCGACACCGCCGACGAGCTGCGCGAGTCCATCAAGTCCCAGGTCGAGGATTCCAAGAAGGGCGAGCAGGCCGCCGCCATCCGCGACGAGGTCCTCAAGGCCGCCCTCGCCAAGACCGATTTCGCCCTGCCGGAGTCCATCGTCGACGAGCAGGTGCACAACCAGCTGCACTCCCTCCTCGGCCAGATGGCCCACGATGAGGATGCCCTCAACGAGGTCCTGAAGTCCCAGGGCACCACCCGCGAGGAGTTCGACAAGCAGGTCCACGACGACGCCGAGAACGCCGTCCGCACCCAGCTGTTCCTGGACACCCTCGCTGAGCAGGAAGAGCCGGAGGTCTCCCAGCAGGAGCTCACCGACCACATCCTGTTCACCGCCCAGTCCTACGGCATGGACCCCTCCCAGTTCGTCGGCCAGCTGCAGCAGTCCGGCCAGATCGCTAACCTCTTCGCCGACGTGCGCCGTGGCAAGGCACTCGCCGCCGCCATCTGCCGGGTCTCCGTCAAGGATGACCAGGGCAACGACGTCGACGTCACCCAGTACTTCGGTGAAGAAGACAACGCCACCGACGACGTTGAGGCCGAGTCAGAAGACTAA
- a CDS encoding ATP-dependent Clp protease proteolytic subunit, translating to MTDQITMTSPGAGMNLGDSVYERLLRERIIFLGQQVDDEIANKLCAQILLLSAEDPTRDISLYINSPGGSVTAGMAIYDTMKYSPCDIATYGMGLAASMGQFLLSGGTKGKRFALPHARIMMHQPSAGVGGTAADIAIQAEQFAATKREMAELIAEHTGQTFEQITKDSDRDRWFTAEQAKEYGLVDHVVSHAQGSISN from the coding sequence ATGACTGACCAGATCACGATGACCTCCCCCGGGGCAGGTATGAACCTGGGTGACTCGGTGTACGAGCGACTACTGCGCGAGCGGATTATCTTCCTCGGGCAGCAGGTGGACGACGAAATCGCCAACAAGCTCTGCGCCCAGATCCTCCTTCTCAGCGCCGAGGATCCGACCCGCGACATCTCCCTTTACATCAACTCGCCCGGCGGTTCCGTCACCGCCGGCATGGCCATCTACGACACGATGAAGTACTCCCCGTGCGACATCGCCACCTACGGCATGGGCCTTGCCGCCTCCATGGGGCAGTTCCTGCTCTCCGGTGGCACCAAGGGCAAGCGCTTCGCCCTCCCGCACGCTCGCATCATGATGCACCAGCCCTCCGCCGGCGTCGGAGGAACCGCCGCCGACATCGCCATCCAGGCAGAACAGTTCGCCGCCACCAAGCGCGAAATGGCCGAGCTCATCGCCGAGCACACCGGCCAAACCTTCGAGCAGATCACCAAGGACTCCGACCGTGACCGCTGGTTCACTGCCGAGCAGGCCAAGGAATACGGGCTCGTAGACCACGTGGTCAGCCACGCACAGGGCTCGATCAGCAACTAG
- a CDS encoding ATP-dependent Clp protease proteolytic subunit encodes MNNGFQMPQSRYVLPSFIEQSAYGTKETNPYAKLFEERIIFLGTQVDDTSANDIMAQLLVLEGLDPDRDITMYINSPGGSFTALMAIYDTMQYVRPDVQTVCLGQAASAAAVLLAAGAPGKRAALPNARVLIHQPATQGTQGQVSDLEIQAAEIERMRRLMETTLARHTDRTPEQIRIDTDRDKILTAPEAKEYGIIDTVFDYRKLNG; translated from the coding sequence ATGAACAACGGATTCCAGATGCCCCAGTCGCGCTACGTCCTGCCTTCCTTCATCGAGCAGTCCGCCTACGGCACTAAAGAGACCAACCCCTACGCCAAGCTCTTCGAGGAGCGCATCATCTTCCTGGGCACCCAGGTCGACGACACTTCCGCGAACGACATCATGGCGCAGCTGCTCGTCCTCGAGGGCCTCGACCCCGACCGCGACATCACCATGTACATCAACTCGCCCGGCGGATCCTTCACTGCCCTGATGGCGATTTACGACACCATGCAGTACGTCCGCCCCGACGTCCAGACCGTCTGCCTCGGCCAGGCCGCTTCCGCCGCGGCCGTGCTGCTCGCGGCCGGTGCCCCCGGCAAGCGCGCCGCCCTGCCGAACGCCCGCGTGCTCATCCACCAGCCCGCCACCCAAGGAACCCAGGGTCAGGTCTCTGACCTCGAGATTCAGGCTGCTGAGATCGAGCGCATGCGCCGCCTCATGGAGACGACCCTTGCCCGCCACACCGACCGCACCCCGGAGCAGATCCGCATCGACACCGATCGCGACAAGATCCTCACCGCCCCGGAGGCCAAGGAATACGGCATCATCGACACCGTCTTCGATTACCGCAAGCTCAACGGCTAG
- a CDS encoding helix-turn-helix transcriptional regulator, with amino-acid sequence MLRSMIDEVTELESGGGLIFMLTGPAGSGKSSLVREIGRSLPGWAGIRVSALSWQAGDSGALVRHIIARGGGSDSLLDLVDQEGAATAIVIDDAHWADAASLQELISTTRRLQRGRLALIMTASDAADGSADLPMAQLRELADQSVMIPPLDVGDVAALALSVVGAHLSPLTASELRDITGGRPGRIREVLQAAPADHWRLSNPQIPIPAPWRAALDRRTRNLSIDAVLRAVAILPGTGRGQPDFIRFLADDLNGSLLDAAVNNNLLEIVPNTGTSIVQFVHPTDRAVIRATTGPAEVTRLHRRAARYHHAANNLDAALIHEALGTEGSNEGVGQQLSERAEQLAAAGEWLSAAELFSLASRVASAPDVSHDQHLNSIESLIAAADIPRARLHAGALSRVSRDVKVDSMRAYLALHEGRRSESTSLIDRAWDTLEETRSTDAAMRTRVASRKVLIHLANWEPQKVVDWAAITDDWAPEGSPMRIEAQYIAMIGTSALTRTIPPDVPLPGETPTQAQRRNMAAGWISLVHDDPVSARQYLQFNSGGEGSERISLWMDGWLARTLFLLGEYREAERVVERGLARAERFGIKFLEPLLLWTGASIAAFRGDRELARSYVNRLTFSHDTFVIQRIPSAMCRMLIASIEGDNAGVNRAGETLVNIGRETDTSHPGFWPWEDVWGQQLVLAGRIDEADAIVTAAEEKAASSGITSLTAKLAVPRAGILMARGDIDGGIRRFEEAVELIDSLAMPSYQSRILYEYGRVLRRLGRRRQADEIFARAGEVFAAMGATEFVERCNRERRAGGLGTRTTGAGGLTPQEEEIAKMVADGATNREVARELFLSAKTVEYHLTRVYRKLGVRTRTELPRVLDEL; translated from the coding sequence ATGCTTCGCTCGATGATCGACGAGGTCACCGAACTGGAATCCGGCGGCGGCCTCATCTTCATGCTCACCGGGCCCGCCGGTTCCGGTAAATCCTCGCTGGTCCGCGAAATCGGCCGCTCCCTGCCAGGCTGGGCCGGAATCCGCGTCTCTGCCCTGTCCTGGCAGGCAGGCGATTCCGGCGCGCTGGTTCGGCACATCATTGCCCGAGGTGGCGGCTCCGACAGCTTGCTTGACCTGGTCGATCAGGAAGGAGCCGCCACCGCCATCGTCATCGACGACGCCCACTGGGCCGACGCCGCCTCCCTCCAGGAACTCATCTCCACCACCCGCCGCCTCCAGCGCGGGCGCCTCGCCCTCATCATGACCGCCTCCGACGCCGCAGACGGCAGCGCCGACCTGCCCATGGCCCAACTCCGCGAGCTCGCCGACCAATCCGTCATGATCCCCCCACTCGACGTCGGGGACGTCGCTGCCCTCGCCCTCTCCGTCGTCGGCGCCCACCTCTCCCCCCTCACCGCCTCCGAACTCCGCGACATCACCGGCGGACGCCCCGGCCGCATCCGCGAAGTTCTCCAAGCCGCCCCCGCCGACCACTGGCGCCTGTCCAACCCCCAAATCCCCATCCCCGCCCCCTGGCGTGCCGCACTCGACCGCCGCACCCGCAACCTGTCGATCGATGCGGTGCTTCGCGCCGTCGCCATCCTCCCCGGCACCGGCCGCGGACAACCCGACTTCATCCGCTTCCTCGCCGACGACCTCAACGGATCGCTTCTCGACGCCGCCGTCAACAACAATCTCCTCGAAATCGTCCCCAACACCGGCACGTCCATCGTCCAATTCGTCCACCCCACCGACCGCGCCGTCATCCGTGCCACCACCGGCCCCGCCGAGGTGACCCGCCTCCACCGCCGTGCCGCCCGCTACCACCACGCAGCCAACAACCTCGACGCCGCCCTCATTCACGAAGCACTAGGCACCGAAGGCAGCAACGAAGGCGTAGGCCAGCAACTATCCGAACGCGCCGAACAACTCGCCGCCGCCGGCGAATGGCTCAGCGCCGCCGAACTATTCTCCCTCGCCTCCAGAGTCGCCTCTGCCCCCGACGTCTCCCACGACCAACACCTCAACTCCATCGAATCACTCATCGCCGCCGCCGACATCCCCCGCGCCCGCCTCCACGCCGGTGCCCTCTCCCGCGTCTCCCGCGACGTCAAAGTCGATTCCATGCGCGCCTACCTTGCCCTCCACGAAGGACGTCGCTCCGAATCCACCAGCCTCATTGACCGCGCTTGGGACACCCTCGAAGAAACGCGCTCCACAGACGCCGCCATGCGCACCCGCGTCGCCTCCCGCAAAGTCCTCATCCACCTCGCCAACTGGGAACCCCAAAAAGTCGTCGACTGGGCAGCCATCACCGACGACTGGGCCCCCGAAGGCTCCCCCATGCGCATCGAAGCGCAATACATCGCCATGATCGGCACGAGCGCCCTCACCCGCACCATCCCACCCGACGTTCCCCTCCCCGGAGAAACCCCCACCCAAGCCCAACGCCGCAACATGGCCGCCGGCTGGATCTCCCTCGTCCACGACGACCCCGTCTCCGCCCGCCAATACCTCCAATTCAACTCCGGAGGCGAAGGCTCCGAACGCATCTCCCTATGGATGGACGGCTGGCTCGCCCGCACCCTCTTCCTCCTCGGCGAATACCGCGAAGCAGAACGCGTCGTCGAACGCGGCCTCGCCCGCGCCGAACGCTTCGGTATCAAATTCCTCGAACCACTCCTCCTCTGGACCGGCGCCTCCATCGCCGCCTTCCGAGGCGACCGCGAACTCGCCCGCTCCTACGTCAACCGCCTCACCTTCAGCCACGACACCTTCGTCATCCAACGCATCCCCTCAGCCATGTGCCGCATGCTCATCGCCTCCATCGAAGGCGACAACGCCGGAGTCAACCGCGCCGGCGAAACCCTCGTCAACATCGGCCGCGAAACCGATACCAGCCACCCCGGCTTCTGGCCCTGGGAAGACGTTTGGGGCCAACAACTCGTCCTCGCCGGCCGCATCGACGAAGCGGACGCCATCGTCACCGCCGCCGAAGAAAAGGCCGCCTCCTCCGGCATCACCTCCCTCACCGCCAAACTCGCCGTCCCCCGCGCCGGCATCCTCATGGCCCGCGGCGACATCGACGGCGGCATCCGGCGCTTCGAAGAAGCCGTCGAACTCATCGACTCACTCGCCATGCCCTCCTACCAATCCCGCATCCTCTACGAATACGGCCGAGTCCTCCGCCGACTCGGTCGCCGACGCCAAGCCGACGAAATCTTCGCCCGCGCCGGAGAAGTCTTCGCCGCAATGGGCGCCACCGAATTCGTCGAGCGCTGCAACCGCGAACGCCGCGCCGGTGGCCTAGGTACCCGCACGACCGGCGCCGGTGGCCTCACCCCCCAAGAAGAAGAAATCGCCAAAATGGTCGCCGACGGCGCCACCAACCGCGAAGTCGCCCGCGAGCTCTTCCTCTCCGCCAAAACCGTCGAGTACCACCTCACCCGCGTATACCGAAAGCTCGGCGTGCGCACCCGTACCGAGCTGCCGCGCGTCCTCGACGAGCTCTAG
- a CDS encoding DUF1542 domain-containing protein — MEPLLILAIIGGGLYYLSTRSTKQKTAEIETVKLEDAQADARRWIERLGSQVLTIAGNDTASTQAIADASERYNAAASAISTATTVRQAELARESALEGLHYMNAAREIMGMTPGPELPPLEGQRNAGKVTERRTIEQDGQVLTASPVATDETPNYYPGGNVAGRPVPAGWYSRPWWADAMATGMWTAASMMMFSAMFSGMAGVNYGANEFASGAGDGTEAADMGDMGDAGDMGDMGDMGGGDFGGGDAGGGFFDGGFDFDF, encoded by the coding sequence TTGGAACCTCTACTTATCCTCGCGATCATTGGTGGCGGCTTGTACTACCTGTCCACCCGTTCCACCAAGCAGAAGACGGCCGAGATTGAGACCGTCAAGCTGGAGGATGCCCAGGCAGACGCCCGACGCTGGATCGAGCGCCTCGGCTCCCAGGTGCTCACCATCGCTGGCAACGATACTGCGTCCACACAGGCGATTGCTGATGCTTCTGAGCGCTACAACGCCGCCGCCTCGGCGATTTCCACCGCGACGACGGTGCGCCAGGCGGAGCTGGCCCGCGAGTCAGCTCTCGAGGGCTTGCATTACATGAATGCCGCCCGCGAGATTATGGGCATGACCCCCGGGCCGGAATTGCCGCCTCTGGAGGGCCAGCGCAATGCCGGCAAGGTGACGGAGCGACGCACGATCGAGCAGGACGGCCAGGTTCTCACGGCCTCGCCAGTTGCTACCGATGAGACCCCGAACTACTACCCCGGCGGCAACGTTGCTGGTCGTCCGGTGCCGGCTGGTTGGTACTCGCGCCCGTGGTGGGCGGATGCCATGGCTACCGGCATGTGGACTGCGGCGTCGATGATGATGTTCTCGGCGATGTTCTCGGGCATGGCTGGTGTGAACTACGGGGCCAACGAGTTCGCCAGCGGCGCCGGTGACGGCACCGAAGCAGCCGATATGGGTGACATGGGCGACGCCGGAGACATGGGAGATATGGGAGACATGGGAGGTGGCGATTTCGGCGGCGGTGACGCCGGCGGAGGCTTCTTCGATGGCGGCTTCGACTTCGATTTCTAG